In a genomic window of Polypterus senegalus isolate Bchr_013 chromosome 13, ASM1683550v1, whole genome shotgun sequence:
- the vdac1 gene encoding voltage-dependent anion-selective channel protein 1: MEVPPAYVDLGKSARDVFTKGYGFGLIKLDLKTKSENGLEFTSSGSANIETSKVTGSLETKYKWVEHGLTFTEKWNTDNTLGTEITIEDQLAKGLKLTFDSSFSPNTGKKSGKIKTGYKREHINMGCDVDFDIAGPSVRGAVVFGYEGWLAGYQMTFEAGKSRVTQSNFAVGYKTDEFQLHTNVNDGTEFGGSIYQKVNEKLETAVNLAWTAGNSNTRFGIAAKYQIDADASFSAKVNNSSLIGLGYTQTLKPGIKLTLSALLDGKNVNAGGHKLGLGLEFEA; the protein is encoded by the exons ATGGAAGTTCCACCAGCATATGTAGATCTTGGCAAGTCAGCCAGAGATGTGTTCACTAAAGGATATG GATTTGGACTGATAAAGCTTGATCTCAAGACAAAGTCTGAAAATGGATTG GAATTTACCAGTTCTGGATCTGCAAATATTGAAACCAGTAAAGTCACTGgaagtttggaaacaaaatataaatgggtAGAACATGGCTTAACATTCACTGAAAAATGGAACACAGACAATACTTTGGGGACAGAGATAACCATTGAAGATCAG ctTGCCAAAGGGCTAAAGCTTACATTTGACTCTTCATTTTCGCCTAACACTGG AAAAAAGAGTGGTAAGATTAAAACAGGTTATAAAAGGGAACATATCAATATGGGATGTGACGTGGACTTTGACATTGCTGGGCCCTCTGTCCGTGGAGCAGTTGTCTTTGGATATGAAGGTTGGCTTGCTGGATACCAAATGACATTTGAAGCTGGTAAATCCAGGGTGACACAGAGCAATTTTGCTGTTGGATACAAGACTGATGAATTCCAGCTTCACACAAATGT GAATGATGGGACAGAATTTGGAGGCTCAATTTACCAGAAAGTAAACGAGAAGCTGGAAACTGCAGTTAACTTAGCATGGACAGCTGGAAATAGTAATACCCGTTTTGGAATAGCAGCAAAATACCAGATTGACGCAGATGCCTCATTTTCA GCCAAGGTGAACAATTCAAGCCTCATTGGACTAGGATATACTCAGACTTTAAAGCCAG ggATTAAATTAACTTTATCAGCTCTTCTGGATGGTAAAAACGTGAATGCTGGAGGTCATAAACTGGGTCTAGGATTGGAGTTTGAAGCATAG
- the c13h5orf15 gene encoding keratinocyte-associated transmembrane protein 2, giving the protein MAVRSNMGFSASFVCYVSLILVSLSAVISDGNDKNESSSKNITVTSSLVNTTLTDVQETNSSILTEKSGSTTVMPSTLPSTTAAVTTDTTTVTTVKTTSLKITSTTASQDIIDADFVHENLIPTDTVEAEQTPSTTLIDSDGYEYLEQQDFDGENIVIPETDVNSDFIEAMDGEDLVTANKDDRIEDIPDHFKSSSFNSSEDEDTHFFFHLVIIGFLVAIIYITYHNKRKILLLAQSRRWREGLCSRTVEYHRLDQNVHEAMPSLKMTNDYIF; this is encoded by the exons ATGGCCGTTAGAAGCAACATGGGCTTCAGCGCGAGTTTTGTCTGCTATGTTAGCCTTATACTCGTTTCATTGAGCGCTGTGATCAGTGACGGTAATG ATAAGAATGAATCTTCCAGTAAGAATATTACAGTCACATCATCATTAGTAAATACAACTTTGACAGACGTCCAAGAAACAAATTCTTCAATATTAACTGAGAAGAGTGGTTCCACAACAGTGATGCCTTCCACATTACCTTCTACTACAGCTGCAGTCACAACTGATACTACTACTGTCACCACCGTCAAAACCACATCTCTGAAAATCACTTCCACCACTGCATCACAAGATATTATTGATGCCGATTTCGTACACGAAAACTTAATACCTACAGATACAGTTGAAGCAGAGCAGACCCCTTCCACAACTTTAATAGACAGTGATGGGTATGAATACTTAGAGCAACAGGATTTTGATGGAGAAAATATTGTTATACCTGAAACTGACGTTAACAGTGACTTCATTGAAGCTATGGATGGAGAAGATTTAGTAACTGCCAACAAGGATGACAGAATTGAAGACATCCCAGatcattttaaaagcagctctTTCAATAGCTCGGAAGATGAAGATACAcacttcttttttcatcttgtcaTCATTGGATTTTTGGTTGCTATTATATATATTACCTATCATAATAAGAGAAAG ATTTTACTTTTGGCTCAAAGCAGACGATGGAGAGAAGGTCTCTGTTCCAGAACAGTGGAGTATCATAGACTTGACCAAAATGTTCATGAAGCAATGCCATCACTCAAAATGaccaatgattatattttttga